In the genome of Jatrophihabitans sp., one region contains:
- a CDS encoding phytanoyl-CoA dioxygenase family protein, which yields MMSSSEFSLTAEEASLLPSEEDVRFYAEHGWYLSDKLFSDDEIDALVAASDDYYDGVRDHRLPTRPAKLAYWRPEHGEVQRHNDYVHYESDAIAKILRKPLLGAVAARLAQAPEIRIFQSTMIYKPPVAAEPTNVVPWHFDKHYWASSTSERMLTAFLPFHDCPPEMGTITMVDGSHRWREIGNDDSTVRHFAERDKAQLDDMLAKNAAYNGVEVVKVPITIPKGHMSFHHCRTYHGSGPNLSDRPRRAISLHLQDGANAYREFRLSNGTLAGYNHDSLVRRTADGRPDYADPAYCPTLWRD from the coding sequence ATGATGTCCAGCAGCGAGTTCAGCCTCACCGCCGAGGAAGCGTCGCTCCTGCCTTCTGAGGAGGACGTCCGGTTCTACGCCGAGCACGGCTGGTACCTGTCCGACAAGCTGTTCAGCGACGACGAGATCGACGCGCTGGTGGCGGCCAGTGACGATTACTACGACGGTGTCCGCGACCACCGGCTGCCGACCCGGCCGGCGAAGTTGGCCTACTGGCGACCCGAGCACGGTGAGGTGCAACGGCACAACGACTACGTGCACTACGAAAGCGACGCGATCGCCAAGATCCTGCGCAAGCCGTTGCTGGGCGCGGTCGCGGCCAGGCTCGCGCAGGCGCCCGAAATCCGGATCTTCCAGTCCACCATGATCTACAAACCACCGGTCGCGGCTGAGCCGACCAATGTGGTTCCCTGGCACTTCGACAAGCATTACTGGGCTTCCTCGACCTCGGAGCGGATGCTCACGGCCTTCTTGCCGTTTCACGACTGCCCTCCGGAGATGGGCACCATCACCATGGTCGACGGCAGCCATCGGTGGCGCGAGATCGGCAACGACGACAGCACGGTGCGGCACTTCGCCGAGCGAGACAAAGCCCAACTGGACGACATGTTGGCCAAGAACGCCGCCTACAACGGCGTCGAGGTGGTCAAGGTCCCGATCACGATTCCCAAGGGGCATATGAGCTTTCACCACTGCCGCACCTACCACGGCAGCGGTCCCAACCTGAGCGACCGCCCGCGCCGGGCGATCTCGCTGCATCTGCAGGACGGCGCCAACGCCTACCGGGAATTCCGGCTCTCCAACGGGACGCTGGCCGGTTACAACCACGACAGCCTGGTGCGGCGCACCGCCGACGGCCGACCTGACTACGCCGACCCGGCCTACTGCCCGACTCTCTGGCGCGACTAG
- a CDS encoding alpha/beta hydrolase — protein MPLDPQAQQWRERRIADQVRPLYTLTLAEARAADLAEIRAGGGDPEPVHEVLDLRLPASGGELPLRLYRPSGQAELPALVYFFGGGWTLGQIDTCDGICRTLANAVGCVVIAAGYRLAPEHKFPSAVQDCYDAVSWIAEHAGELGVDPSRLAVGGDSAGGNLAAAVTLLARQQAGPPLAAQLLVYPNTCFDADTPSMRQNDDPSMFNRRSVDWYWEHYLPSAAEGKNPLASPLLASDHAGLPAALVITAEYDPLRDEAEEYASRLRAAGVPTELSRYDGMMHGFFLMYPLLKSGRRAVDQAVDFLRARLGLSR, from the coding sequence ATGCCGCTGGACCCGCAGGCACAGCAATGGCGCGAGCGCCGGATCGCCGATCAGGTGCGCCCGCTGTACACCCTGACCCTTGCCGAGGCGCGGGCTGCCGACCTCGCTGAGATCCGGGCCGGCGGCGGTGACCCTGAGCCGGTCCACGAGGTCCTGGATCTGCGGCTGCCCGCCAGTGGTGGTGAGCTGCCGCTGCGGCTGTACCGGCCCTCCGGTCAGGCTGAGCTGCCCGCGCTGGTCTACTTCTTCGGCGGCGGCTGGACTCTGGGCCAGATCGACACCTGCGACGGCATCTGCCGCACGCTGGCCAACGCCGTCGGGTGCGTGGTGATCGCCGCCGGCTACCGGTTGGCGCCGGAGCACAAGTTTCCGAGCGCGGTGCAGGACTGCTATGACGCCGTCAGCTGGATCGCCGAGCACGCCGGGGAACTCGGCGTCGATCCGAGCCGACTGGCTGTCGGCGGTGACAGCGCCGGCGGCAACCTGGCCGCGGCCGTCACGCTGCTGGCCAGGCAGCAGGCCGGCCCGCCGCTGGCCGCGCAACTGCTGGTCTATCCCAACACCTGCTTCGACGCCGACACCCCGTCGATGCGGCAGAACGACGACCCGAGCATGTTCAACCGGCGCTCGGTGGACTGGTACTGGGAGCACTACCTGCCCTCGGCCGCCGAGGGCAAGAATCCGCTGGCCTCGCCGCTGCTGGCCTCTGATCACGCCGGGCTGCCGGCCGCGCTGGTGATCACCGCTGAGTACGACCCGCTGCGTGATGAGGCCGAGGAGTACGCCTCCCGGTTGCGGGCGGCCGGCGTGCCCACCGAGTTGAGCCGTTACGACGGCATGATGCACGGCTTCTTCCTGATGTATCCCCTGTTGAAGAGCGGCCGCCGGGCAGTGGACCAGGCCGTTGACTTTCTGCGAGCCCGGTTGGGGCTGAGCCGGTGA
- a CDS encoding alpha-hydroxy acid oxidase: MTEPAMVSLLDFEARAKALLPADVWDFIDGGSGCEITMRANRQALDSVSVYPRVLGGALSGTEVSLLGASMAMPVAVAPMAYQRLVHPAGEIAMAEAACQAGIPLMLSALSSCAVEEVARTGATIWFQLYWLRERPRLEQLIERAQAAGSTALVVTLDVPIMGRRLRDVRNQFALPAGVTAANLADGPASRAHLSSVGESAVAAHTSELFGSALTWSDLQWLRSRSSLPLVVKGILDPRDAVRAVEVGADAVVVSNHGGRQLDGAPASVIALSAVVAEVGQQCPVLVDSGIRSGMDVLRALALGASGVLVGRPLLWALAAGGAAGAAQALSLLGAEFRESLILAGCADPAAAGQLRTDLSSHR, encoded by the coding sequence GTGACCGAGCCGGCGATGGTGTCGCTGCTCGACTTCGAGGCCCGCGCGAAGGCCTTGCTGCCGGCCGACGTCTGGGACTTCATCGACGGCGGCAGCGGCTGCGAGATCACCATGCGGGCCAACCGGCAGGCGCTGGACTCGGTCTCGGTCTATCCCCGAGTGCTGGGCGGCGCCCTGAGCGGCACCGAGGTGAGTCTGCTCGGCGCCTCGATGGCGATGCCGGTCGCGGTGGCGCCGATGGCCTATCAGCGCCTGGTGCACCCGGCTGGCGAGATCGCGATGGCCGAGGCTGCCTGCCAGGCAGGGATACCGCTGATGCTCAGCGCGCTGAGCAGTTGCGCGGTCGAAGAGGTCGCGCGAACCGGCGCCACGATCTGGTTCCAGCTGTACTGGCTGCGCGAACGACCCAGGTTGGAGCAGTTGATCGAGCGAGCGCAGGCTGCCGGCAGCACCGCTCTGGTGGTCACCCTGGACGTGCCGATCATGGGCCGGCGACTGCGTGATGTCCGGAACCAGTTCGCGTTGCCTGCCGGGGTGACGGCCGCCAACCTCGCCGACGGCCCGGCCAGCAGAGCGCATCTGAGCAGTGTGGGGGAATCGGCGGTCGCGGCGCACACCAGCGAGTTGTTCGGGTCAGCGCTGACCTGGTCGGACCTGCAATGGTTGCGCAGTCGATCGAGTTTGCCGCTCGTGGTCAAGGGTATTCTCGATCCACGCGACGCGGTGCGAGCTGTCGAGGTCGGCGCCGACGCGGTTGTGGTGTCCAATCACGGTGGTCGCCAGCTTGACGGGGCGCCGGCCAGCGTCATCGCGTTGAGCGCCGTCGTGGCCGAGGTCGGCCAGCAGTGCCCCGTGCTTGTGGACAGCGGCATCCGCAGCGGGATGGACGTGCTTCGCGCGCTGGCGCTGGGCGCGTCCGGGGTGCTGGTCGGCCGGCCGCTGCTGTGGGCGCTGGCAGCCGGCGGGGCAGCCGGCGCGGCGCAGGCCTTGTCGCTGCTGGGCGCGGAGTTCCGGGAGTCGCTGATCCTGGCCGGTTGCGCCGATCCGGCGGCCGCTGGACAGCTGCGCACCGACCTGAGCAGTCATCGGTGA
- a CDS encoding PLP-dependent aminotransferase family protein has product MSTPADRPRSGALRTEELFGALRTEELFGALEDPALNSMNFLNEISHRYPDAISLAAGRPAEQFFQTDSIERYLRRFCLHLEQDLGYSEEEVRRTLFQYGRTKGIVHHLIAANLALDEGVFIDPESIVVTVGCQEAMYLVLRALRTAASDVLLTVAPTYVGLTGAARLVEMPVLPVASSRGGVDLDDLLRQIRQARAAGLRPRACYVMPDFANPSGVSMDLADRRRLLAIAAAEGILLLEDNPYGLFPHTDSQRQPTLKSLDEQRTVVYLGSFAKTAMPGARVGYVVADQSVVDSSGRTGLLADQLSKIKSMLTVNTSPIAQAVVGGKLLENGCSLLAATEGERAVYTDNMRVMVEGLAARFPDVEGGVGHNAPTGGFFVVVTVPFRVDDALLERSAADYGVLWTSMHHFYEPGMPVNAIRLSCSTVTPQQIETGLDRLARLINDQLRGR; this is encoded by the coding sequence GTGAGCACCCCTGCCGACCGCCCGCGCAGCGGCGCGCTGCGCACCGAGGAGTTGTTCGGCGCGCTGCGCACCGAGGAGTTGTTCGGCGCGCTGGAGGACCCGGCGCTGAACTCGATGAACTTTCTCAACGAGATCTCTCACCGGTACCCGGATGCGATCTCTCTGGCCGCCGGCCGGCCGGCCGAGCAGTTCTTCCAGACCGACTCGATCGAGCGCTACCTGCGCAGGTTCTGCCTGCACCTGGAACAAGACCTGGGGTACTCCGAGGAGGAGGTGCGCCGCACCCTCTTCCAGTACGGGCGCACCAAGGGGATCGTGCACCACCTGATCGCGGCGAACCTGGCGCTGGACGAAGGCGTCTTCATCGACCCCGAGTCGATCGTGGTCACCGTCGGCTGCCAGGAGGCGATGTACCTGGTGCTGCGGGCGTTGCGCACCGCCGCCTCGGACGTGCTGTTGACGGTGGCCCCGACCTACGTCGGTCTGACCGGCGCGGCCCGGCTGGTCGAGATGCCGGTGCTGCCGGTCGCCTCCAGCAGGGGAGGGGTCGACCTTGACGACCTCCTGCGCCAGATCCGGCAGGCCCGAGCCGCGGGCCTGCGTCCCCGTGCCTGCTACGTGATGCCTGACTTCGCCAACCCGTCCGGCGTCAGCATGGACCTCGCCGACCGCCGGCGGCTGCTGGCCATCGCGGCCGCCGAAGGCATCCTGCTGCTGGAGGACAACCCGTACGGGCTGTTCCCCCACACCGACAGCCAGCGCCAGCCGACCCTCAAATCCCTCGACGAGCAGCGGACGGTGGTCTACCTCGGCTCGTTCGCCAAGACAGCGATGCCCGGCGCCCGGGTGGGCTACGTGGTCGCCGACCAGTCGGTGGTCGATTCCAGCGGCAGGACAGGCCTGCTCGCCGACCAGTTGTCCAAGATCAAGAGCATGTTGACGGTGAACACCTCACCGATCGCCCAGGCTGTCGTGGGCGGCAAGCTGCTGGAGAACGGCTGCAGCCTGCTGGCGGCAACCGAGGGCGAGCGGGCCGTCTACACCGACAACATGCGCGTGATGGTGGAGGGACTGGCGGCGCGGTTTCCCGATGTTGAAGGCGGCGTTGGGCACAATGCGCCGACCGGCGGCTTCTTCGTCGTGGTGACGGTGCCGTTTCGGGTCGACGACGCGCTGCTGGAGCGCTCGGCAGCCGACTACGGCGTGCTGTGGACCTCGATGCACCACTTCTACGAGCCGGGCATGCCGGTGAACGCGATACGGCTCAGCTGCAGCACCGTGACCCCGCAGCAGATCGAGACCGGGCTCGACCGGCTGGCGCGGCTGATCAACGACCAGTTGCGCGGCCGCTGA
- a CDS encoding GAF and ANTAR domain-containing protein, with product MSELLEQVEMSQSSPEPPPVIRAGQQLVSKESKSGAARFGAALTELALTVHNGADPLTVITQGAIDIVPGAELAALVILTGPSRLEACAVTGPLPPQIIALQNEVGEGPCLDAVKQLGVVWVANLATETRWPQFAAGAIPLGVGSMMCTPLMIQDRIYGSLSLASATPDAFDEESQAMAAVFAANITLALAGDEWRRNMTAALSSRDVIGQAKGILMERYRVTPDAAFALLVKASQHTHTKLRDVSDQLCRTGVLPTA from the coding sequence ATGTCAGAGCTGCTTGAGCAGGTAGAGATGTCACAATCCTCCCCGGAGCCTCCGCCCGTCATCCGAGCCGGACAGCAGCTGGTCAGCAAGGAAAGCAAGAGTGGCGCCGCCCGGTTCGGAGCAGCGCTCACCGAGTTGGCGCTGACCGTCCACAACGGCGCCGATCCGCTGACGGTGATCACTCAGGGCGCGATCGACATCGTCCCGGGCGCCGAATTGGCGGCTCTGGTCATTCTCACTGGTCCTAGCCGGCTGGAGGCCTGCGCGGTCACCGGCCCGCTGCCGCCGCAGATCATCGCGCTGCAGAACGAGGTGGGTGAAGGTCCGTGCCTGGACGCGGTCAAGCAGCTGGGCGTGGTGTGGGTTGCGAACCTGGCGACCGAGACACGCTGGCCTCAGTTCGCCGCCGGGGCCATTCCTTTAGGGGTCGGCAGCATGATGTGCACCCCCTTGATGATCCAGGACCGGATCTACGGCTCGCTGAGCCTGGCTTCGGCAACCCCTGACGCTTTCGACGAGGAGTCCCAGGCGATGGCCGCCGTCTTCGCCGCCAACATCACCCTCGCGCTGGCCGGCGATGAGTGGCGGCGCAACATGACGGCCGCGCTGTCCAGCCGCGATGTCATCGGCCAGGCCAAGGGCATCCTGATGGAGCGCTACCGGGTGACCCCGGACGCGGCGTTCGCGCTGCTGGTGAAGGCGTCCCAGCACACCCACACCAAGCTCCGCGACGTCAGCGACCAGCTGTGCCGCACCGGAGTGCTGCCGACCGCTTAG
- a CDS encoding LLM class flavin-dependent oxidoreductase, which produces MRHAVSVPCFGTGLDAALVADWAASAEAAGWDGFFLWDHLFAFAPGPVDVVDPWIALTAAACATRRIRLGTMVTPLPRRRPIVVARQTVTLDRLSQGRLVLGVGIGGGPFEWDYCGEQTEAVIRGEMLDEHLELLERLWTGEPVHHQGRHYRTAGPDWSAVCYPPPLQQPRIPIWVGGTWPGTRPFRRAARWDGVAPMRLDGGWEVADTAAVAARMASLRAASSPGTDTPYDIAVPGETQGDDPGRIERHAEHRDAGATWWVEAVHPWRYGWQEGRPWPLTAMRERIEAGP; this is translated from the coding sequence ATGCGTCACGCGGTCTCGGTCCCCTGTTTCGGAACCGGGTTGGATGCTGCTCTGGTGGCGGACTGGGCGGCCTCGGCGGAGGCTGCCGGCTGGGACGGCTTCTTCCTCTGGGATCACCTGTTCGCCTTCGCTCCCGGCCCGGTCGACGTCGTCGACCCCTGGATCGCGCTGACCGCGGCCGCCTGCGCCACCCGGCGCATCCGGCTGGGCACCATGGTCACGCCGTTGCCGCGGCGCCGCCCAATCGTGGTGGCGCGTCAGACCGTCACTCTTGACCGGCTCAGCCAGGGCCGGCTGGTGCTGGGGGTCGGCATCGGCGGCGGCCCCTTCGAATGGGATTACTGCGGCGAGCAAACCGAGGCGGTGATCCGCGGCGAGATGCTCGATGAGCATCTGGAGTTGTTGGAGCGGCTGTGGACCGGCGAACCCGTCCATCACCAGGGCCGGCATTACCGCACGGCCGGCCCCGACTGGTCGGCTGTCTGCTATCCGCCTCCACTGCAGCAGCCACGCATTCCGATCTGGGTCGGTGGCACCTGGCCCGGGACGCGTCCGTTCCGCCGGGCCGCTCGCTGGGACGGGGTGGCGCCGATGCGCCTGGACGGAGGCTGGGAGGTCGCCGACACCGCGGCTGTCGCGGCCCGGATGGCCTCGTTACGCGCGGCCTCCTCGCCCGGGACGGACACGCCCTATGACATCGCCGTCCCTGGCGAGACCCAGGGCGATGACCCCGGACGGATCGAGCGTCACGCCGAGCATCGCGACGCCGGGGCCACCTGGTGGGTGGAGGCGGTGCATCCCTGGCGCTATGGCTGGCAGGAGGGTCGCCCCTGGCCGTTGACGGCCATGCGCGAGCGCATCGAAGCCGGCCCCTGA
- a CDS encoding DoxX family protein — MSVGRLAARAVIGGLFIGHGTQKLFGWFGGPGRAGTEGMMESLQLRPAKVHATLAGVTETAGGAMLVAGLGTPLAAAGLTGVMTTAITKVHLPNGPWAANGGWEYNAVLIAALAALVETGPGALSLDHYLDRERKGSLWALTAVAAGVGAAFATMAAGQAGAPAPELQAVAPLAAEGDAAGDPSTVGA, encoded by the coding sequence ATGAGTGTGGGACGACTGGCGGCGCGTGCCGTCATAGGCGGCCTGTTCATCGGACACGGCACCCAGAAACTGTTCGGCTGGTTCGGCGGCCCCGGCCGTGCCGGCACCGAAGGGATGATGGAGTCCCTGCAGCTGCGTCCGGCCAAGGTGCACGCCACCCTGGCGGGGGTCACCGAGACCGCCGGCGGCGCCATGCTGGTGGCCGGCCTGGGCACTCCGTTGGCGGCTGCCGGCCTGACCGGGGTGATGACCACCGCGATCACCAAGGTCCACCTGCCCAACGGGCCCTGGGCGGCCAACGGGGGCTGGGAGTACAACGCGGTGCTGATCGCCGCGCTGGCCGCGCTGGTCGAGACCGGGCCGGGCGCGCTGTCGCTGGACCACTACCTCGACAGGGAGCGCAAGGGAAGCCTCTGGGCGCTCACCGCGGTGGCTGCCGGTGTCGGCGCGGCGTTCGCCACCATGGCAGCCGGCCAGGCAGGCGCGCCGGCGCCGGAGTTGCAGGCGGTGGCGCCGCTGGCGGCCGAGGGCGACGCCGCCGGTGACCCGAGCACTGTCGGCGCCTGA